GCCATGACCAGTTCAACAGTATCAAGTGAATCAGCCCCCAGGTCTTCCATAAAGGAGGCATCCGGGGTAACATTCTCTTCTTCAACACCGAGTTGTTTCGCAATAATTTCGATAAGGCGTTCTTGGTTTGTTGCCATAAGCGTTTCTTTGATCTCCTTTTTAGAGTTTACAGTTGTCAGTTGAAAGAGGCTTTGGGTTAAACAACACACCTTTTGTGGCCGTTAACTGACAACTTTTGAATTACATCACCATGCCACCGTCAACTTGAAGTGTTTGGCCGGTGATATAGCGTGCAGCATCCGATGCCAAAAAACAGACGGCATCTGCCACATCTTCTGGGTGCCCAAACGCCCGCAACGGAATCAGTTCCAGCAGTTGCTGCTGATTCTGTTCCGGTATTTGTGCTGTCATATCCGTCGTGATAAAGCCCGGGGCGATAGCATTGACCGTGATGCCGCGGGCCCCGACCTCTTTCGCGATAGCCTTTGTGAAACCGATGATGCCCGCTTTCGCCGCAGCATAATTCGCCTGTCCTGCGTTTCCGGATAATCCAACAACTGACGAAATGTTGATGATCCGTCCGCTTTTCTGACGTATCATAGGACGGAGGACTGCCCGGGTGCAGTACATCGTGCCGGTTAAATTTGTCTGTAACACGGCATCCCAGTCTTCATCTTTGAGGCGCATGAGCAGCATATCACGGGTGATCCCTGCGTTGTTTACGAGAATATCGATATGCGAAAACTGTGCAATCGTTTTTTCAATGAGTGCGTCAACATCTGACTTTTGAGAGATATCAGCAGCCATTGAAAGCACGGTATAGCCTTTCCCTTGCAGTATATCAGCACTCTGACTGACCGCTTCAGCGGAACGAGAGCAGAGAACCACATTTGCTCCGGCTTCGCAGAGTCTATGTGCGATCGCTGCGCCAATACCTCGAGATGCCCCTGTAACGATTGCGGTTTTGCCACTCAGTACATCTGTTCTAAAGGCACTTTGTTCTATTGTCTCACTCATTCTTTATCCACCGTTTCCGTGTTCATCTGTCACAAGAGATAGCGTCTCAATATCTTCAACGTTCATGGCACTACTTTCTGGCAAAGTTCGCTTCACCAAACCGGACAAAACTTTGCCCGGTCCGACCTCTATAAAATGCCTGATGCCGGTTTTCTCAAGAATCCGCAGTGTTTTTTCCCATTGGACAGGTCGTGTTATCTGCTGGAATAGGAGATCCCTGATACCATCTGCATCTGTGGCAAACTCACCCGTTACATTCATCGCAATGTCGACCTGCGGTGGTTGGATCGCCACCGATTCGAGTCGAGATGCGAATTTCTGTTGTGCGGGTGCCATAAGCGGCGAATGAAACGCCCCACTGACCGGCAACGGGCGACACCGCCTCGCACCAATTTCGGCTTTAGCACACTCGAGAACTTGGTTGACTGCCTCGACTTCTCCAGAAATTACCAGTTGTCCGGGGCAGTTGTAATTGGCGATGTTCACAATACCTTCAGCCGTGTCACAAAGTTCATGCAACCGCTCCGTTTCCATTCCGAGGATTGCCGCCATTGTGCCTTGTTGGATTCTCCCTGCGTCCGCCATGAAACTCGCTCGTGCGTGTACCAAGTGCAGTGCATCCGCGAAGTCGATCACCCCTGCTGCCACGAGTGCGGAGTACTCTCCGAGACTGTGTCCGGCGACCGCGCTCGGCGTAACCCCATATCCCTTTAAAATTTGCAACGTTGCCACGCTACAGGTTAGAATCACCAGTTGTGTATTCTCGGTCTGCTTTAAGTCTGCTTCGGGTCCCTCAAAACAGAGTTGGCGCAACTCGCGTCCGAGCACCGCATCCGCTTCCTGAAAAACAGCATCAGCGACTGGATAAGTTCGTGCGAGTTCTGCTCCCATGCCGACCTGTTGTGAACCTTGTCCTGGGAAAATGAATGCCAAAGGGTTATCAGTCATGAGTTATCAGCTATCAG
This genomic window from Candidatus Poribacteria bacterium contains:
- the fabG gene encoding 3-oxoacyl-ACP reductase FabG translates to MSETIEQSAFRTDVLSGKTAIVTGASRGIGAAIAHRLCEAGANVVLCSRSAEAVSQSADILQGKGYTVLSMAADISQKSDVDALIEKTIAQFSHIDILVNNAGITRDMLLMRLKDEDWDAVLQTNLTGTMYCTRAVLRPMIRQKSGRIINISSVVGLSGNAGQANYAAAKAGIIGFTKAIAKEVGARGITVNAIAPGFITTDMTAQIPEQNQQQLLELIPLRAFGHPEDVADAVCFLASDAARYITGQTLQVDGGMVM
- the acpP gene encoding acyl carrier protein, which encodes MATNQERLIEIIAKQLGVEEENVTPDASFMEDLGADSLDTVELVMALEEEFDIEIPDSDAEKIQTVQDALSYLDEHV
- the fabD gene encoding ACP S-malonyltransferase: MTDNPLAFIFPGQGSQQVGMGAELARTYPVADAVFQEADAVLGRELRQLCFEGPEADLKQTENTQLVILTCSVATLQILKGYGVTPSAVAGHSLGEYSALVAAGVIDFADALHLVHARASFMADAGRIQQGTMAAILGMETERLHELCDTAEGIVNIANYNCPGQLVISGEVEAVNQVLECAKAEIGARRCRPLPVSGAFHSPLMAPAQQKFASRLESVAIQPPQVDIAMNVTGEFATDADGIRDLLFQQITRPVQWEKTLRILEKTGIRHFIEVGPGKVLSGLVKRTLPESSAMNVEDIETLSLVTDEHGNGG